ATGATGCAGTACTTTTCGAACGGTCAATTACCCCTGGCCTAAAATTCGATCACTTGCACTTAACAAGTGATCAAGCTCGTTCTTGCTCTAGCTCTACCGTCTCAGAGCACCGAGTGCATTGAGCAAAAACATCGAACACGCAAAGCTGGCATGAATGGACCGAACGACATGCTCTCACTACGTACTAGCACAACGTTTTGACACCTCAACATCAAACTACAACATACGACCGCAAACGGTATCGGCCGCACCGGCTCAAGACCATCGTTGGCAACACTCGCTCCCTATGTGTCATCGGCGGCAAGAAAAGCCCCCtatgaatcaacaatcaaaacaaaagcaaccaaaaccaactCCTTGACCAACAACGCAAGCGATGCCCCGCTCGTGCAGACTGGAATGGAtcgctacattcaaattaaacggaaGCTAAACCCCCTAATGCCAAGAGCGAAAATGACCCGCAGCAATatgaaagcagcttcaagcgaaaaacttaacaccaccaatagatttcaaattctaGTAGACAACTCAGATGATCTGCAGACCGAAGAAGGCGTTAAAAAGAAACCAAAGCCACCTCCGATATATATACGGGAGAAAAGTTCCAATGCCCTTGTGAGCAAAATTATAGAGCTCATTGGACAAGACAGCTTCCCCATAATTTCCCTTGTACGGGGCAATATTcgtgaaacaaaagttcaaacgaagtcagaagaaagctttagaatattatccaagcatctaaacgacactaaaatgaatttttacacgtatcaattaaaaagcagtaagGGCTTACAAGTGGTCTTAAAGGGCAAAGAATCAGATGAAACACCTGCATAAATAACTCAGGCTCTACATGGTAAAGGCTTTAAACGCCaaaacagtcttcaacatcttATACAAGGATTAAAGAAGCCCCAAACCGCTCTCAAGTTGAGCTGGAGCCAGACAGacaatactcttaaaaaaacGGAAGTGCACCCAAACTTAAGTATCTACTGCATCGCTATGAATCACTAGAAGAACCACATAACGCAACGGTCCTGTTtacaatgtatgaattgtcaAGAATATGGGCACCCACGGTCATACTGCACACTCCGCCCGGTGTCCGTAGTTTGTGGACAGCTTCACGACTCCGCACACTGCCTAGCAAGCAAAGACGACTCTAGTACCAAGaggtgcagcaactgcggtGGTAATCACACAGCTAACTACATAGGTTGCCCAATATATAAGGAGTTAAAAAGTCAAATCCACCAGCGAGTAACCACGCCGCGCTCCGCAAATGTAGGGCTTACACCATCTAAATCACACCCAGACGTCTACTTCTCGGCGGCAACCAGATCGTCGCTTGACTCCGGATCCTCAGCAATGAAAAATGTGACATATGCAGGCCCTTTAAAATCAGGTTTGGAGCCCACTGCCCCAAATACATTGCACCCAAAAGCACCTTCCTCTGagataaaaatggcaaaccaTTACCAGCCTATGGAGCACCAGCAAAATATTCTTGAGGCACTGTTCTCTAGCCTACAACAAAGTATTATGGAGTTCATGTCTTTCATGCggacaactatgcaagatttaatgcgtaatcagaatctcttgatacaaatgttagtataacatcagtccaaataatcaatggcttctctacgtatatccacgtggaatgctaattgcgtttcacagcataaacttgagttatctcaattcctgctcgacaaacacattgacgtcatgctattgtcagaaacacatctgaccaacaaatataactaCACAATGCAACAAACCATCCGATGGCAAGGCACACGGTGGACTGGTATCCTGATCAAAAACCGTATCAAGCATCACCGTTACCAGGAGctcgcagaaaattatttacaagccacaacaataagaataaaactgagATAGGTGGTTAAACAACTTACTCTAGCCGCAGTATAGTATATTGCCCTCCTCGTTTCACCATAACTGAAAGGAGAGTTCATGCAGTTCTTGACTCACTAGGAGACCATTTTTATAGAAGCAGGGgactacaatgcaaagcacacacactgggatccctcgccttgtgactccaaaaggcaagcagctctataatgcaattataaaagccagcaacaaaactcGACCACGTTTCCCCCGGTAGACCAACATACTGCCAACAGACCCAAATAAACTGCCTGACTTAATAGACTTCGCAAttattaccaaaaatatacctcGAACTTGATCAGTGCCGAAAGTCTCTCAGATCTCTCATCTGACCACTCAGCCgtcctaattaatttactcagtcaTCCAGGTAACCGCTTAGATTGACttcacacaaaaccaaatggatctgctatatgaaatatataagctcACACCATTACGCTAAATCCTGTACTCAACGTTATAGATGATGTCGACAGCCTTATCAAAACACTAGAGTCAAATTTTGTCACCGCAACCCGCATTGCAACTCCTCAAAACGCACAAGCGCCTTACACTCAAATGAAGACAAACCAGCAAATCGAGCAACACGTTCTAGAAAAGCGACGCCTACGACAAGAATGGCAGTCTCACAGGTCGCCATATGCACGTCAAAGGTTAAAAGACGCCACCCGCAATCTTACCAACGCgttaaagcaacaagaagcaaatagTCAACAATCGCTACATCAGCAACTATTCATCCCTCTTCTACGAAAAACTCACTGTGGAAAGCTCATCCAACTATTTATGCCCACCAACAGAAACTGTGATGCCTATAAAAAACCAACTAGGCGGCTGGGGCGGCTGGTTGATGAAGACAGAGCCAAAACATTTGAGGACACcttgaaaatgtgtttcagccaaatcctgccataaattcattcacaatacCAACATTAAACAAGGgactctcagcttcaacaagAGCCAATTGTAATTTCGCACCAAACGAAATCGCCAACATCATCAAAATCAGGTTGAACCcgaaaaaatcaaacaagctTCGGACCAAATACGCCGAAAATGATTATTTGAGTTCCCGATATTGTGCAGTTTTGCACCGTCGCGCAACTCGTCAATGCCATCACCAAGCTTGGTTACTTCCCAGAGATATGGAAAAAGTCAATCATTATAATGATACCAAAGCCAGGCAAAGATCACACAAATCCATCGTCATACAGACCCATAAGCCTACTATCATGCCTTCAAAActcttttaaaaaaattgtttgctgacTCGGGATAAATCccatatctaagaatccaACAAATTCCCATCCCACATCAATTTGGTTCGCGAAAAAACACGGCACTATTCGAGCAGGTTATCGAcataacatctgaaataagaagcgcattcgaaaaCACGAGAATATTGCACTTGAAATATTCTTAGGATGTATCCAAGCATTCGATagagtctggctagaaggACTAACACATAAGATCAGAGCAACGCttcctaataatacacacaaattattagagtcgtatCTATATCACATGAAATTATGCAGTTGAGACCTGCAATTCTGCTATGTTGACGACTATGTGCAGATCACTATTGTCCTGTTTATACAagcagatattccaacaagtagacgactaacaCCATCCAactttgctgacgatacagctattTCTCAGGAGCGTTCTCAATAGGTGccctatgcaagcagcagcgcaactgtctcttcatatggtcgaagtgagagaaatggctctctgacGGGCGgtataaaagtaaacgaacaaaaaaggACAATcatgttacgtttaccctaTAACAAGGTAAAATTTCCAACCGCTCACTACTtaaacaattccgcactcccgcaagcaaacgaagtgacctatcttggagtacacctcgacataagactcacatggcgtaggcacatcgaagGCAAaagaacgcaactaaaactaaaagccaatagcctccacaggcttatcaacgctcggtcctctctcagccttgaatataaggtcctgctTTACAATTCCGTATTTAAACCCATCTtgacctatggctcccaactatTGTGTGGGAACGCCTAGCTTAATACAATTATTGATATTGATCCAGCGAGTTCAGTAACAAATCCTTAGAACTATTCACCGGGGGCATTGTGGTACGTTCGCAAAACGGTAGGAAACAGTACAGGAAAGACCTAAAATATTacaaccagtcagagatgaATAAGCTGAACACAAggataaataaaaagcaagcttTATTCTTTCGTATCCTAATCCTCCTCGCGCGAGTCTACAGGGCTGTGCAGACCGCTCAACCGTCGGCGTTTTCATAACGACCTATCAACCACTGGgtgaaattcaaaaattttgaTAGAATCTAGGAATGTGCAAtctaaaacagtttaaagaaactgtagataatgtttagttataagatttaatacttattgttagtctcaatttaagagaagattcaataaaaaacagcaaaagcttaaaaaaaaataatttaactattaataattaacactaacatAGATCTGACCGGATTTTAGGGTTTTCCGAATCCATGCAACGAGTGTTGGGTGTGCTTAACTCtcataatatatgtatgagcttctacaaataatataatataataatatataacataagtatttaaaattgagtttttgtaatttttgtaatcattgTCTTTATCCGTCGACTGTtaatagttgacattaaataaataaaaaaaaaaaaaaaaacaaatgtgaaatttatccaaatttaaaatttaaaaattatagaaaagtgatcgaaatatacaaaagttttCCGAGAATCTCAAAGCTATCGAAAAATGTAACATAATCGAAATACAACAAAAGTGACAACTGTCATAGAATATGTACATCAATCTCTTTTCTACTCTATTAAACCATTGTGCGTTTTCATCAAAAGATAAAAATGCCATAAACTGATCTAAGACAGACTTAACTTGGAAAGCGATTGGAGTAGGGGGCGAAGTTAtctagtttttaataaaatgagaACGCAAAAAGAggtataaattgtaataataattaaaaaaaaaaaacggaaaAGCCGCAGAAAATAAGAGATCAAGAAAAAGGGTAAATCctgttaaaaaattacatatttagTTGTGAGCGCGTGTATGCGGCCTCACCCATGTCTTGTGAGGGCCACCCGTGGGTGCCTGTAGTTCGCTAATACTCACCTGCTGGTCAGAGGCCCGTCTTATTATTGATAAGAACAATAACACACTCTATATTCTATttcaaatttgattgcatattttttgcatatattgcTTATAACTTGCATATTGCATATACAACGTttggcaattgaaataaaatttattagcatattAGCAAATAATATTAGGTCCTACACCCTATTGAAAGCTTATATAAATGATTCAGTTTGGAAATATGCGGATACGTACTGAAGGCTGATAAAGAGTGTTAAGAGATAAGGCACCGACAAGACTATAAAAGGCACTGTTAACTTGAGAGTGGGTAACGTAACGCTCAACATGAAGACATTCATCGGGGTGGTGTTGGCTCTTTGTAGCCTAAGTCATTCGGTGCACACTGAAAGTGAGTAACAATCCGAGTTTGCACGTACTCAGCGAATGAATAATGGCTATATAACTATAATACATAGAAGTAATCAACTGCTACTGGGGGACTTGGGCCAATTACAGGCAAGGGGATGGAAAGTTTACTTACACCAATGTGGACGCCAGCCTTTGCACTCATCTCAGCTACTGTTTCTTCGGCATTGATGACACTGGCGAATTTAAATCGCTCGATAACTGGCTGGACTTAGATAGTGGCTTAGGCTTTATTAAAAAGACTATAGCGCTGAAGCAGCAACATCCGAATCTGAAGGTCATGGCGGTGGTGGGCGGCTGGAACGAAGGCTCTGTCAAGTACTCCTCAATGGCTGCCGATCCCGGCAAGCGTTCGAAGTTCATATCCTCATCCCTGGCTTTTATCAAGCAATACGGCTTCGATGGCCTCGATCTTGACTGGGAGTATCCAGGCCAGAGGGGTGGCAACGTGGCGGATCGCGCAAATTTTGTGATACTATTGCGTATGCTTAAGGAAGTGTAAGTTCTGAAAGCCACAAATTCTGATATGCCCACTTAACATCGCTACTGTTTTAGTTTTGATCAGCACAAACTCACGCTCAGCATTGCTGTCGGTGCTTCAGACGATACTGCTCGCGCTTCGTACGACATTTCAGCCATTGCAAATGAAGTATCGTTTATAAACCTTATGACGTATGACTTTCACATGGCATCCGATGGGTATTTGGGATTAAATGCTCCGCTGCAAGACATGGAAAAAGCTGTAAGGCTGTGGTTGAAGCAAGGCGCACCTGCCAATAAGCTATTGTTGGGAATGCCCTTCTATGGTCACAGCTACCAATTAAAGGATAATGCTAAGAATCGTCCCAACGACGGTTCCAGTGGCCCTGGCAGTCCTGGTATTTACACGGGTTCGAGTGGGTTCTTGGGCTACAATGAGATTTGTCTTAACAAATGGAAAACATTATTTGACACACAGTCGAGCTCCCCGTTCGCCTTTCAAGAGAATCAATGGGTGGGCTTTGACAATCCTTATAGCATTAAACTCAAGATGGACCTTGTCAACTCATATAACTTGGCCGGGGCTATGACCTGGTCGATCGAAACAGATGATTTTCTCGGACGCTGTGGCGAGTGCTATCCGCTGCTGAAGGCTATGAACCGTGCTGTTGGGCGCGAGGTAGGCCAATTATGCATGAACACAGACTATTATCACTATGATATTATCaggaaataaatttcatatgtaaattacattataattactaaataatatgtttatctttacttatttattaggTTTACAACATAGCCTAAAATTGTTTCGTGCAAAATACGCAGTTCATTGCACGAGTGCATTAttctacaacaacaaagaactTCATTTTATTTGGAATTATCTAA
This genomic interval from Drosophila busckii strain San Diego stock center, stock number 13000-0081.31 unplaced genomic scaffold, ASM1175060v1 chrUn_07, whole genome shotgun sequence contains the following:
- the LOC117134998 gene encoding probable chitinase 2, translated to MKTFIGVVLALCSLSHSVHTEKVINCYWGTWANYRQGDGKFTYTNVDASLCTHLSYCFFGIDDTGEFKSLDNWLDLDSGLGFIKKTIALKQQHPNLKVMAVVGGWNEGSVKYSSMAADPGKRSKFISSSLAFIKQYGFDGLDLDWEYPGQRGGNVADRANFVILLRMLKEVFDQHKLTLSIAVGASDDTARASYDISAIANEVSFINLMTYDFHMASDGYLGLNAPLQDMEKAVRLWLKQGAPANKLLLGMPFYGHSYQLKDNAKNRPNDGSSGPGSPGIYTGSSGFLGYNEICLNKWKTLFDTQSSSPFAFQENQWVGFDNPYSIKLKMDLVNSYNLAGAMTWSIETDDFLGRCGECYPLLKAMNRAVGREVGQLCMNTDYYHYDIIRK